One genomic segment of Alicycliphilus denitrificans K601 includes these proteins:
- a CDS encoding CaiB/BaiF CoA transferase family protein: protein MRPLQGVRVLDLSSVIFGPLASQVLADYGAEVVKIEPPKGDSTRHTGPAAEPGMAAMFLGSNRSKKSVALDLKQPAAQKALQALIGTADVFMHSMRPQKLAGLGLAPEALRARHPRLVYASLLGFLPGPYAGRPAYDDVIQGMSGLADLMDQQSGEARYLPTIAADKTCGHVAAHAILAALWQRERTGQGAFVEVPMFESMVGFNLVEHFYGQHFEPPRSVPGYPRVLAPWRRPYRTSDGLVAMMPYTDLHWQRFFAEVGAPQHASDPRFTDIAARTAHIAELLELASGYVVRQTTAHWLAACERLEIPAAPVARLDELRSDEHLAAIGFFEEVQDPAMGTVRFPGVGVRFDGRRPPVAMPPRLGEHTRALLAEAGLDAPQIQALVDQGAAIVPQPKN, encoded by the coding sequence ATGAGGCCTTTGCAGGGGGTGCGGGTACTGGACCTGTCCAGCGTCATCTTTGGTCCGCTGGCCAGCCAGGTGCTGGCCGACTATGGCGCCGAGGTCGTCAAGATCGAGCCGCCCAAGGGCGACTCGACGCGCCACACCGGGCCCGCGGCGGAGCCGGGCATGGCGGCCATGTTCCTGGGCTCCAACCGCAGCAAGAAGAGCGTGGCGCTGGACCTGAAGCAGCCCGCGGCGCAGAAGGCGCTGCAGGCCCTGATAGGCACGGCGGACGTGTTCATGCACAGCATGCGCCCGCAGAAGCTGGCCGGTCTGGGGCTTGCGCCCGAGGCCCTGCGCGCGCGCCATCCCCGGCTGGTCTACGCGAGCCTGCTGGGCTTTCTGCCCGGGCCGTATGCGGGCCGCCCGGCGTATGACGACGTGATCCAGGGCATGTCGGGCCTGGCGGACCTGATGGACCAGCAAAGCGGCGAGGCGCGCTATCTGCCCACCATCGCCGCCGACAAGACCTGCGGCCACGTGGCGGCGCACGCCATCCTGGCGGCGCTGTGGCAGCGCGAGCGCACGGGGCAGGGCGCGTTCGTGGAGGTGCCCATGTTCGAGTCCATGGTGGGCTTCAACCTGGTCGAGCATTTCTACGGTCAGCATTTCGAGCCACCGCGCTCCGTGCCGGGCTACCCGCGCGTGCTCGCGCCCTGGCGCAGGCCCTACCGCACGTCGGACGGCCTCGTGGCCATGATGCCCTACACCGACTTGCACTGGCAGCGCTTCTTCGCCGAGGTCGGCGCGCCGCAGCACGCGAGCGACCCGCGCTTCACCGACATCGCGGCGCGCACGGCGCACATCGCGGAGCTGCTGGAACTGGCCTCGGGCTATGTCGTGCGGCAGACGACCGCCCACTGGCTCGCCGCCTGCGAGCGGCTGGAGATCCCCGCCGCGCCCGTGGCGCGCCTGGACGAGCTGCGCAGCGACGAGCACCTGGCCGCCATCGGGTTCTTCGAGGAAGTGCAGGACCCCGCCATGGGCACGGTGCGGTTCCCCGGCGTGGGCGTGCGCTTCGACGGCCGGCGCCCTCCCGTGGCCATGCCGCCGCGCCTGGGCGAGCACACGCGCGCCCTGCTGGCCGAGGCGGGCCTGGATGCGCCGCAGATCCAGGCCCTGGTGGACCAGGGGGCCGCCATAGTGCCGCAACCCAAAAACTGA
- a CDS encoding fumarylacetoacetate hydrolase family protein has product MKLVSYLYDDRPGWGAVVQGNRIVELDRRLAGFDSVASLLACGDAALRQARSLAEHESPSLDLSAVQLLPPVPMPRKIFCIGVNYAHRNAEYKDGSDLPKYPSIFMRVPDSFVGHGQALVQPHESQQLDYEGEIGLVIGRGGRRISKAQALAHIGGLTCVNEGTIRDWVHHAKFNVTQGKNFHASGAVGPWLVTADEFPEGFSNVRVRTRVNGELRQDDTTANLMFDFAYLIHYLSTFTALEPGDLIVTGTPIGAGIRFDPPRFLRPGDVVEVEVDGVGTLRNMVKAEA; this is encoded by the coding sequence ATGAAGCTCGTCAGCTACCTCTATGACGACCGGCCCGGCTGGGGCGCCGTGGTCCAAGGGAACCGCATCGTCGAACTGGATCGCCGGCTAGCGGGGTTCGACTCGGTGGCATCGCTGCTCGCATGCGGCGACGCGGCACTGCGCCAAGCCCGATCGCTGGCCGAGCACGAGTCGCCCAGCCTCGATCTGTCCGCCGTGCAACTGCTCCCGCCTGTGCCGATGCCGCGCAAGATTTTCTGCATCGGCGTCAACTACGCGCACCGCAATGCCGAATACAAGGATGGCAGCGATTTGCCCAAGTACCCCAGCATCTTCATGCGCGTGCCTGACTCTTTCGTTGGGCATGGCCAGGCGCTCGTGCAGCCGCACGAATCGCAACAGCTCGACTACGAGGGCGAGATCGGACTCGTGATCGGGCGCGGCGGCCGCCGCATCTCCAAGGCTCAGGCGCTGGCACACATCGGCGGACTGACTTGCGTGAACGAAGGCACCATCCGCGACTGGGTGCACCATGCCAAATTCAACGTTACGCAAGGCAAGAATTTCCATGCATCCGGCGCCGTCGGCCCCTGGCTCGTCACGGCCGACGAGTTTCCCGAGGGTTTCAGCAACGTGCGCGTACGCACCCGGGTCAATGGCGAACTGCGCCAGGACGACACCACGGCGAACCTGATGTTCGACTTTGCCTACCTGATCCACTACCTCTCGACTTTCACGGCGCTTGAGCCTGGCGATCTCATCGTCACCGGCACGCCCATTGGTGCGGGCATCCGCTTCGATCCACCCCGCTTCCTGCGGCCCGGCGACGTGGTGGAGGTGGAAGTCGACGGCGTGGGCACGCTACGCAACATGGTGAAGGCCGAAGCATGA
- a CDS encoding Bug family tripartite tricarboxylate transporter substrate binding protein, with protein sequence MQRRILLSHALLWACAGAAPLAIAQTDTWPGKPVKLVLPYPPGGNVDGAARIISEQLQQHFKQPFIVDNRPGAGGMIAGEAVAKSTPDGYTFFMGANGPILFSPLIFKRSPYDWKKDFAPVSSVSFTPLLLQVNPTTPYKSMADLLAAAKANPGAITMASPGAGTTNHLVSEYLQRESGARWTTVHYKGNAPATTDLLGGQVQFNFDQLSVAQQFLQSNRTRALVVTSPKRLPQLPDVPTLSESGFPGFSAETFTGILAPKGTPTAIVNKLADALRQILSDKGVQDRFVALGSEARATTPEQFTQYLTQEDNRWTPIIKQAGITAD encoded by the coding sequence ATGCAACGACGAATCCTTCTCTCCCACGCATTGCTGTGGGCCTGCGCGGGAGCAGCGCCACTAGCCATCGCGCAGACCGACACGTGGCCCGGCAAGCCAGTCAAGCTGGTGCTGCCCTACCCTCCCGGCGGCAACGTCGATGGCGCGGCACGCATCATCAGCGAGCAGTTGCAGCAACACTTCAAGCAGCCTTTCATCGTGGACAATCGGCCCGGCGCGGGCGGGATGATTGCGGGCGAGGCCGTTGCCAAGTCCACCCCCGATGGGTACACCTTCTTCATGGGGGCCAACGGCCCGATCCTGTTCTCTCCGCTGATCTTCAAGCGCAGCCCCTACGACTGGAAAAAGGACTTCGCGCCCGTGTCGTCCGTCTCGTTCACCCCGCTATTGCTGCAGGTGAACCCCACTACGCCGTACAAGAGCATGGCGGATCTGCTCGCGGCGGCCAAAGCCAACCCAGGCGCGATCACCATGGCGTCCCCAGGAGCGGGCACGACCAATCATCTGGTGAGCGAATACCTGCAGCGCGAAAGCGGCGCGCGCTGGACCACCGTGCACTACAAGGGCAACGCCCCGGCCACCACCGACCTGCTGGGCGGCCAGGTGCAGTTCAACTTCGACCAGTTGTCCGTGGCCCAACAATTCCTGCAAAGCAACCGCACTCGCGCCTTGGTCGTCACGTCACCGAAGCGTCTGCCTCAACTGCCCGACGTTCCCACGCTATCGGAGTCCGGCTTCCCCGGGTTCAGCGCGGAGACCTTCACAGGCATCCTGGCGCCAAAGGGGACGCCCACCGCAATCGTGAACAAACTAGCGGACGCGCTACGGCAGATCCTGTCCGACAAGGGCGTGCAGGACCGCTTCGTCGCACTCGGCTCCGAAGCGCGCGCCACCACGCCCGAGCAATTCACCCAATACCTCACCCAGGAAGACAACCGATGGACACCCATCATCAAGCAAGCGGGAATCACGGCGGATTGA
- a CDS encoding amidohydrolase family protein produces the protein MPDYLPFDPTPHAPRPLPPALACDSQFHVFGPRERYPVRPGAAYEMPTATWQVAQKLHATLGVQRGVIVQATTYGADHQVVLDALAGLNASGSPRRYMACANAAVLVERDDAYLQRLHDAGVRGARFTRGGLGISFTPQQQERALERVRELGWYVKVQPEPGGIAEQMQAFLHLQDVPVLMDHMGRANPELGENDPSLACILELFQRGNFWVMLSLSEKISRQGAPWNDVVPLARRLIDAAPDRCVWGSDWPHPVSVKQPPNEGDLLELLYRFAPDAEMLHKILVANPAHFFGFETP, from the coding sequence ATGCCCGACTATCTCCCCTTCGATCCGACGCCCCACGCGCCGCGGCCACTGCCTCCCGCGCTGGCGTGCGACAGCCAATTCCACGTCTTCGGCCCGCGCGAACGCTATCCGGTGCGTCCAGGCGCCGCCTATGAAATGCCCACGGCGACCTGGCAAGTTGCGCAGAAGCTGCATGCCACGCTGGGCGTACAGCGTGGCGTGATCGTGCAAGCGACCACCTATGGCGCGGACCACCAGGTAGTGCTGGACGCCCTGGCCGGCCTCAACGCGAGCGGCAGCCCCCGCCGCTACATGGCCTGCGCCAACGCCGCCGTGCTCGTGGAGCGCGACGACGCCTACCTGCAGCGGTTGCACGATGCCGGCGTGCGCGGTGCGCGCTTCACGCGCGGCGGCCTGGGCATCAGCTTCACGCCACAGCAGCAGGAGCGCGCTTTGGAGCGCGTGCGCGAGCTGGGCTGGTACGTCAAGGTACAGCCGGAGCCGGGTGGCATCGCCGAGCAGATGCAGGCATTCCTGCACCTGCAGGATGTGCCGGTACTCATGGATCACATGGGCCGCGCCAACCCCGAGCTGGGCGAGAACGATCCCAGCCTGGCCTGCATCCTGGAGCTGTTCCAGCGCGGCAATTTCTGGGTGATGCTGTCGCTGTCGGAAAAAATCTCCCGCCAGGGCGCCCCCTGGAACGACGTGGTCCCCCTGGCTCGCCGCCTGATCGATGCTGCCCCCGACCGCTGCGTATGGGGCAGCGACTGGCCGCATCCCGTATCGGTCAAGCAACCGCCCAACGAGGGCGACCTCCTGGAACTGCTCTACCGCTTCGCGCCTGATGCAGAGATGCTGCACAAGATCCTCGTCGCCAACCCCGCCCACTTCTTTGGATTCGAGACGCCATGA
- the hpaH gene encoding 2-oxo-hept-4-ene-1,7-dioate hydratase, which yields MNMPNSFLSPAQLEAAAEQLETAERTRTPCRQFSLQYPGMGFDDAYAVQDAWMRLKLRQGRRVLGHKIGLTSKAMQRAVNISEPDFGTLLDDMFYRDGAAIPTEKFLQLRIEAELAFVLGRPLSGPHCTLFDVLEATAYITPALEILDARIQRVDPATGKTRTVIDTISDNAANAALVLGGRAFKPQLIDADLRRIGAIVSKNGEVEETGLAAGVLNHPAYGVAWLANRLHRHGIQLQAGEVVLAGSFIRPIDVVQGDTVVADYGEFGTVSCHFG from the coding sequence ATGAACATGCCGAACTCGTTCCTGTCCCCTGCGCAATTGGAGGCCGCCGCCGAGCAGTTGGAAACGGCCGAGCGCACACGCACGCCCTGCCGTCAATTTTCCTTGCAGTACCCCGGCATGGGCTTCGACGACGCCTACGCCGTGCAGGATGCCTGGATGCGCCTCAAACTGCGCCAAGGCCGCCGCGTTCTGGGGCACAAGATCGGCCTAACCTCCAAGGCCATGCAGCGCGCCGTCAACATCAGCGAACCTGATTTCGGCACGCTGCTCGACGACATGTTCTACCGCGACGGTGCCGCGATCCCCACGGAGAAGTTTCTGCAGTTGCGCATTGAGGCCGAACTGGCCTTCGTGCTCGGCAGGCCGCTGTCCGGCCCCCACTGCACACTGTTCGACGTGCTCGAAGCCACGGCCTACATCACACCCGCCCTGGAGATACTGGATGCGCGTATCCAGCGTGTAGATCCCGCCACTGGCAAGACCCGTACCGTCATCGACACCATATCCGACAACGCGGCCAATGCGGCGCTGGTACTGGGCGGGCGCGCATTCAAGCCCCAGTTGATCGATGCGGATCTACGCCGCATCGGTGCCATCGTGAGCAAGAACGGCGAGGTCGAGGAAACAGGCCTGGCCGCTGGCGTGCTGAACCACCCGGCCTACGGCGTTGCATGGCTTGCCAACCGGCTACACCGCCACGGCATCCAACTGCAGGCGGGAGAAGTGGTGCTCGCGGGTTCGTTCATCCGCCCCATCGACGTGGTCCAAGGCGACACCGTGGTGGCAGACTATGGAGAGTTCGGCACCGTTTCCTGCCACTTCGGATAG
- a CDS encoding RidA family protein, which yields MDTHHQASGNHGGLSTPLGRAAPVRRTSIYIEGFSHKNPIPAACRIGPLVESGSVLGTDPATGQIADGIEAQCRCMLDNMRRIVEAAGGNTADIVKVTVWMKDRTQRPALNAPWLEMFPDAVSRPARHAIHAPELDMGKLIECSFTAYIA from the coding sequence ATGGACACCCATCATCAAGCAAGCGGGAATCACGGCGGATTGAGCACGCCGCTCGGCCGTGCAGCGCCGGTTCGCCGCACCAGCATCTACATCGAGGGCTTCAGCCACAAGAACCCCATTCCGGCCGCCTGCCGTATCGGGCCGCTGGTGGAAAGCGGCAGTGTGCTCGGTACAGATCCCGCCACGGGCCAGATCGCCGATGGCATCGAGGCCCAGTGCCGCTGCATGCTCGACAACATGCGTCGCATCGTCGAAGCGGCTGGCGGCAACACCGCCGATATCGTCAAAGTCACCGTGTGGATGAAGGATCGCACGCAACGCCCCGCACTCAACGCGCCGTGGCTGGAGATGTTCCCCGACGCGGTATCGCGCCCTGCGCGCCATGCCATCCACGCACCCGAGCTCGACATGGGCAAGCTCATCGAATGCAGCTTCACGGCTTACATCGCCTGA
- a CDS encoding aldolase/citrate lyase family protein, whose product MPLTNTFKHALASGQAQIGLWCTLASPYAAELVAGSGFDWLLLDTEHTPADVPLVLQQLQAVAAEPRHRSHPVVRAAWNDTVLIKRLLDIGAQTLLLPFVQNADEARAAVAAMRYAPRGIRGMGGTMRASHYGRDVDYVRDAEGELCLLVQVETAEALAQIEAIAAVDGVDGIFIGPADLSASMGHPGNAGHPEVRAAIDDAIRRIRTAGKAPGILMVDGARARECIALGAQFVAVGMDMILLRNAADDLAARFTAGACGAVDTAY is encoded by the coding sequence ATGCCCCTGACTAATACCTTCAAACACGCCCTGGCCTCCGGCCAGGCGCAGATCGGCCTCTGGTGCACGCTGGCCTCGCCCTACGCGGCGGAACTAGTAGCCGGCTCGGGCTTCGACTGGCTGCTGCTCGATACCGAGCACACGCCAGCCGACGTGCCGCTAGTGCTGCAGCAGCTCCAGGCCGTGGCCGCCGAGCCGCGGCACCGCTCACACCCCGTGGTGCGCGCCGCGTGGAACGACACGGTACTGATCAAGCGCCTGCTGGACATCGGCGCGCAGACGCTGCTGCTGCCCTTCGTGCAGAACGCCGACGAGGCCCGAGCCGCCGTAGCCGCCATGCGCTATGCGCCGCGCGGCATCCGGGGCATGGGCGGCACCATGCGCGCGTCGCACTATGGGCGTGACGTGGATTACGTGCGTGATGCCGAAGGCGAGCTGTGCCTGCTGGTGCAGGTGGAGACGGCCGAGGCGCTGGCGCAGATCGAGGCCATCGCCGCCGTCGATGGCGTGGACGGCATCTTCATCGGCCCGGCGGACCTGTCGGCCAGCATGGGCCACCCCGGCAACGCCGGCCACCCCGAAGTGCGCGCTGCCATCGACGATGCGATCCGCCGCATCCGCACGGCGGGCAAGGCGCCGGGCATCCTCATGGTGGATGGCGCCCGCGCACGCGAATGCATCGCGCTGGGCGCGCAGTTCGTCGCCGTGGGCATGGACATGATCCTGCTGCGCAACGCCGCCGACGACCTGGCCGCGCGCTTCACCGCTGGCGCGTGCGGCGCGGTGGATACGGCGTACTGA
- a CDS encoding metallophosphoesterase family protein — MKIALLSDIHANLQALEACLEHARAHGARQFALLGDLVGYGADPGPVLDRVMQLVAEGTPCVRGNHDAAAVAPPAVAENLGEQSAQWTHPRLNARQLAFLAGLPLAARMGMDALLVHASADGPERWHYVADGNAAERSMAAATQMDPAIRYVFSGHVHEQALYFLTPTAKLMRFSPQPGVPVPVPPHRQWLAIVGSCGQPRDGDTRAMYALFDPDAATITFQRVPYDHMAAAAAVRAGGLPAFFADRLEKGR; from the coding sequence ATGAAGATCGCCCTGCTTTCCGACATCCACGCCAACCTGCAGGCCCTCGAAGCCTGCCTGGAACATGCCCGCGCCCACGGTGCGCGGCAATTCGCCCTGCTGGGCGACCTGGTGGGCTATGGCGCCGATCCCGGTCCGGTGCTCGACCGCGTGATGCAGCTCGTGGCCGAAGGCACGCCGTGCGTGCGCGGCAACCATGACGCGGCCGCCGTCGCACCGCCCGCCGTGGCCGAGAACCTGGGCGAGCAAAGCGCGCAATGGACCCATCCGCGGCTGAACGCGCGGCAGCTCGCCTTCCTCGCCGGCCTGCCGCTGGCCGCGCGCATGGGGATGGACGCGCTGCTGGTGCACGCCAGCGCCGACGGCCCCGAACGCTGGCACTACGTGGCCGACGGCAACGCGGCCGAGCGCTCCATGGCCGCGGCCACGCAAATGGACCCGGCCATCCGCTACGTGTTCAGCGGCCATGTGCACGAGCAGGCGCTGTACTTCCTCACGCCCACGGCCAAGCTGATGCGCTTCTCCCCGCAGCCGGGCGTGCCCGTGCCCGTACCGCCGCACCGCCAGTGGCTGGCCATCGTGGGCTCGTGCGGCCAGCCGCGCGATGGCGACACGCGCGCCATGTACGCGCTGTTCGACCCGGACGCGGCCACCATCACCTTCCAGCGCGTGCCCTACGACCACATGGCGGCCGCGGCGGCGGTGCGCGCCGGCGGCCTGCCGGCCTTCTTCGCCGACAGGCTGGAAAAGGGCCGGTAG
- a CDS encoding flavin reductase family protein codes for MTYTTLYADTLAPEATYRLMSGIVVPRPIAWITTLSLTGVVNLAPFSCFTFVSNKPPMLGVNIGRKAGARKDTGAYILANGEFVVNIGHRGHMHAIHESSAEHAPDVSEAELLGLATVASETIAVPRLADAPVSMECRLDRVIPFGDTGAEFFVGVVTAFHVREDLLQGGKIDTRALDPVCRIAGPNYATLGEIVTLRAMAQTPKTVLASEG; via the coding sequence ATGACCTATACGACCCTGTATGCCGATACCCTCGCGCCCGAGGCCACTTATCGCTTGATGAGCGGCATCGTTGTGCCTCGCCCGATCGCCTGGATCACCACGTTGTCGCTGACGGGTGTGGTGAACCTGGCGCCTTTCTCGTGTTTCACCTTCGTTTCCAACAAGCCGCCGATGCTGGGCGTGAACATCGGCCGCAAGGCTGGGGCGCGCAAGGACACGGGGGCGTATATCCTGGCGAACGGCGAATTTGTCGTGAACATCGGGCATCGGGGGCATATGCACGCCATTCATGAGAGCAGCGCCGAGCATGCACCCGATGTGAGCGAGGCGGAATTGCTTGGATTGGCCACGGTGGCTAGTGAAACGATTGCCGTGCCGCGTTTGGCCGATGCGCCGGTCAGCATGGAGTGCCGGCTTGATCGTGTCATACCGTTCGGGGATACGGGCGCTGAATTCTTCGTGGGGGTGGTCACGGCATTCCATGTCCGTGAGGACTTGTTGCAGGGCGGCAAGATCGACACCCGCGCGCTCGACCCGGTGTGCCGCATCGCTGGCCCTAACTACGCGACGCTGGGTGAAATCGTCACCTTGCGCGCGATGGCGCAGACACCGAAAACGGTGCTGGCTTCCGAGGGATGA
- a CDS encoding serine/threonine protein kinase, producing MKLLTPGTEIDGFVVHECIHAGGMAHIYRVGYANAARNPGFPLAMKIPRMTAGDGAENIVSFEVELTILPTLSGHHVPRFVAAGDLMRLPYLVMEYVEGRTLQHWLEEHPRTLTPEGALQDTADIARIGSAMALAAHSIHQQNVCHLDLKPANVLLREGGSVVLLDFGLSCHAHYPDLLAEEMRKAVGSPTWIAPEQVVGVRGDLRSDIFAIGVMLYEMATGELPFGAPATQGGMRQRLWMTPAPPRQHRPDLPEWLQEVILRCLEPEAAQRYPSAAHLAFDLANPEQVPITERGRRLRGPGLAVHFKRWIKAAGMHYQPSPLPARQIEQVPIVMVAVPHDDVTDATLYSLREAAARSLGIRPGARLACVTVISPSASSTSDSARSETMLHRTHLARLKQWAAGLDLSRHSASYHVLEAGDVAQALVRYAEGNRVGMMILGAATHGLQLQRFIDTVPIRVARDAPCTVILVKQQLPFDALGQ from the coding sequence ATGAAACTGCTCACGCCCGGCACCGAGATCGACGGCTTCGTGGTGCACGAGTGCATACACGCCGGCGGCATGGCCCACATCTATCGCGTGGGCTATGCCAATGCCGCGCGCAATCCGGGGTTTCCGCTGGCCATGAAGATCCCGCGCATGACGGCGGGCGACGGGGCCGAGAACATCGTGAGCTTCGAGGTCGAGCTCACCATCCTGCCCACGCTGTCGGGCCACCACGTTCCGCGCTTCGTGGCCGCGGGCGACCTGATGCGTCTGCCCTACCTGGTCATGGAATACGTGGAGGGCCGCACGCTGCAGCACTGGCTGGAGGAGCACCCGCGCACGCTCACGCCCGAAGGCGCGCTGCAGGACACGGCCGACATCGCCCGCATCGGCAGCGCCATGGCCCTGGCCGCGCACAGCATCCACCAGCAGAACGTGTGCCACCTGGACCTGAAGCCCGCCAACGTGCTGCTGCGCGAAGGCGGCAGCGTGGTGCTGCTGGACTTCGGCCTGTCGTGCCACGCGCACTACCCCGACCTGCTGGCCGAGGAGATGCGCAAGGCCGTGGGCTCGCCCACCTGGATCGCACCCGAGCAGGTCGTGGGCGTGCGCGGCGACCTGCGCAGCGACATCTTCGCCATCGGCGTCATGCTCTACGAGATGGCCACGGGCGAGCTGCCGTTCGGCGCGCCCGCCACCCAGGGCGGCATGCGCCAGCGCCTGTGGATGACGCCCGCGCCGCCGCGCCAGCACCGCCCCGACCTGCCCGAATGGCTGCAGGAGGTGATCCTGCGCTGCCTGGAACCCGAGGCCGCGCAGCGCTACCCCTCGGCCGCGCACCTCGCCTTCGACCTGGCCAACCCCGAGCAGGTGCCCATCACCGAGCGCGGGCGGCGCCTGCGCGGGCCGGGCCTGGCCGTGCATTTCAAGCGCTGGATCAAAGCCGCGGGCATGCACTACCAGCCCAGCCCGCTGCCCGCGCGCCAGATCGAGCAGGTGCCCATCGTCATGGTGGCCGTGCCGCACGACGACGTGACGGACGCCACGCTGTACTCGCTACGCGAGGCGGCGGCCCGCTCGCTGGGCATACGCCCCGGCGCGCGCCTGGCCTGCGTGACGGTGATCTCGCCCTCGGCCAGCAGCACGTCGGACAGCGCGCGCAGCGAGACCATGCTGCACCGCACGCACCTGGCGCGCCTCAAGCAATGGGCTGCGGGACTGGACCTGTCGCGCCACAGCGCCAGCTACCACGTGCTGGAGGCCGGCGACGTGGCCCAGGCCCTGGTGCGCTACGCCGAGGGCAACCGTGTGGGCATGATGATCCTGGGCGCGGCCACGCACGGGCTGCAGCTGCAGCGCTTCATCGACACCGTGCCGATCCGCGTGGCGCGCGACGCGCCGTGCACGGTCATCCTCGTCAAGCAGCAGTTGCCGTTCGACGCCCTGGGCCAGTGA
- a CDS encoding MaoC family dehydratase, whose amino-acid sequence MDHTAPRLGQGFVWQDLRVGQRFRTFRRTLTETDLVQFIGVTGMLEAIFIEDGYEGAAMAGRPVPGALTYTLIEGFILQTMIQGTGLAMLELHQKILAPVVVGDTIEAMVEVTDIRPTSRSGRAVVTSRIDVFNQKGVQVMTYTATRLLAGRG is encoded by the coding sequence ATGGACCACACCGCTCCCCGCCTGGGCCAGGGCTTCGTCTGGCAGGACCTGCGGGTCGGCCAGCGCTTTCGCACCTTCCGCCGCACGCTCACCGAGACCGATCTCGTGCAATTCATTGGCGTGACCGGCATGCTGGAGGCCATCTTCATAGAAGATGGCTACGAGGGCGCGGCCATGGCGGGGCGGCCCGTGCCGGGCGCGCTGACCTACACGCTGATCGAGGGCTTCATCCTGCAGACCATGATCCAGGGCACGGGCCTGGCCATGCTGGAACTGCACCAGAAGATACTGGCCCCCGTGGTGGTGGGCGACACCATAGAGGCCATGGTGGAGGTCACCGACATCCGCCCCACGTCCAGGAGCGGGCGCGCGGTGGTCACCTCGCGCATCGACGTGTTCAACCAGAAAGGCGTGCAGGTCATGACCTATACCGCCACGCGGCTGCTGGCCGGGCGCGGCTGA